The proteins below come from a single Paramormyrops kingsleyae isolate MSU_618 chromosome 25, PKINGS_0.4, whole genome shotgun sequence genomic window:
- the LOC140583077 gene encoding uncharacterized protein, translating to MKQSRNVVLASKLLKKLAGDSSADSAEEGPSCSARGAARDAALASNQQMDVQAAFDQLLRTHPVTLDGDIPDKTARSQTSGRFQRQLYDRWLKAQMRMRVRHVLSHFGRRQPTESRVDAWIRNQGWKSNVPSAASVLKDWRPVGSVDTAVDSSHIQELIHNQKWKGLVVMDIAGKGKGVCATRQFQAGEVVCDYHGPVVTATEGQRIHSSTKEEESGYMFFFRNSHKSECACHPGIQPFGRLINHSHKKANLRPRLYSPAVGGQDVILLLALNRINVGEELLFDYGVQRKSFRGEGLRTIENM from the exons atgaagcagtcgcggaatgtggtgctggccagtaagctgctgaagaagctggcaggtgactcaag cgctgactccgcagaggaaggacccagctgttctgcccgtggtgccgcacgggatgctgccctggcatccaaccaacagatggatgtccaggcagcgttcgatcagctccttcggacccaccccgtgaccctggatggcgacatcccagacaagacagcacgctcgcagacgtcgggccggtttcagcggcagctctatgatcgctggctgaaggcccagatgaggatgcgcgtacggcatgtcttgt cacactttggcagacggcagcccaccgagtcccgggtcgacgcttggatcaggaaccaaggctggaaaagtaacgttcccagcgcggccagcgttctgaaggactggagaccagtgggttcggtggacactgccgtggactctagccacatccaggagctcatccacaaccagaagtggaagggacttgtggtgatggacattgcggggaaggggaagggagtctgcgccacccggcagttccaggctggtgaggtggtgtgtgactaccacgggccggtagtcacagccactgagggccagcggattcactcatcgacgaaggaagaagaatctggctacatgttcttcttccggaacagccataagtctgagtgtgcctgtcacccgggcatacagccttttggccggctgattaatcattcccataagaaggcaaacctccggccaagactgtacagcccagccgtcgggggacaggacgttattttgcttttggccctgaacaggattaaTGTTGGAGAGGAACTGTTGTTCGATTATGGGGTGCAGAGGAAATCGTTCaggggagagggactgagaaccattgagaacatgtag